The genomic stretch TAAGCGACCCTGAGGATCGTCTCCTCGTCAAAAGGTTTCCCCAGTATCTGCATCCCGATCGGCAACCCCTGTGAGCTGAAGCCGCATGGGATGGAGATGCCGCAGATGCCGGCGAGATTGGCTGATATGGTGAAGATATCCGACAGATACATCGTCAGCGGATCATCCACCTTCTCGCCTATCCTGAAGGCCGGGGTAGGGGAGGTGGGCGTGACGATGACATCCACCTTCTCGAACGCCTCGTCGAAGTCCCTCTTGATCAACGTCCTCACCTTCAGTCCCTTCAGATAGTAGGCGTCGTAATAGCCAGCGCTGAGAGCGTATGTTCCCAGCATGATCCTCCTTTTGACCTCAGCTCCGAATCCCTCGCTGCGCGTCTTTTTATACATGTCGATGAGGTCTCTGGCTCCTTCGGCCCGATATCCGTATTTCACCCCGTCGTATCTCTCCAGGTTGGCGCTCGCCTCGGCCGAGGCGATGATGTAGTAATCGGCAACGGCATATTCGGTGTGAGGCAGGGAGATCTCCTCGACGCTCGCCCCCAACTCCTCGAACTTCTCCAGGGCCTTCCTGACGGCCTTCTCCACCTCCGGATCTATCCCCTCGATGAAGTATTCCTTCGGCACACCTATTTTGAAGCCCTTGACCTCGGGGATGAGGCTTTTCGTGAAATCAGGAACGGGCACGTCGGCCGATGTGGAGTCCATCGGATCGTATCCGCATATGGCGTTCATCATCAGGGCGCAGTCCTCGACATCCTTCGTTATGGGCCCGATCTGGTCCAGCGACGATGCGAAGGCCACAAGCCCGAATCGGGAGACCCTCCCGTAGGTCGGTTTCAGCCCCACCACGCCGCACAGCGCCGCCGGCTGTCTGATCGAGCCGCCCGTATCCGACCCTAGGGAACAGATCGCCTCGTCGGCGGCCACCGCCGCTGCGGAACCTCCACTCGAACCTCCCGGAACCCGATCTAGACCCCACGGGTTGTGCGTGATGAAAAACCCTGAGTTCTCCGTGGATGATCCCATGGCGAACTCGTCCATATTGGCCTTGCCGATCATCGCTATCATCTGACGGTTGAGCTTCACCATCACCGTGGCGTCATACGGCGGGACGAAGTTATACAGTATCTTAGAAGCACATGTGGTCAGCACCCCTTTCGTGCATATGACGTCCTTGATGGCGACGGGGATTCCGGCCAGATCCGGCAGCTCCTCCCCTTTAGCGAGCAGCTCATCCACCTTCTCGGCGCTCCTCAAGGCCAGATCATCGGTGATCGTTATGTATGCCTTGATCTTCTCCTCCACCTCATCGATCCTTTCCAGCACCGACTTGACTATATCCGTCGCTGAAACCTCACCTTTCCTGAGAAGATCCCGAAGCTGATGTGCCGTCATGCTGTATAGCTCCATATCCCCCTCCTCAGGTGATCACCTTTGGGACGGCGAAATATCCTTCGATCGGCCGAGGGGCGTTCTTCAGCATCTCCTCCCTCGGATATGAGGGTTTGACCTCATCCTCCCTCATGACGTTCCTTATCGGTAAGACGTGGGATGTCGGCTCGACGTTCTCCGTATCGAGCTCGTTGAGCTTATCGATATAGCTGAGAATCCTTTCAAGCTGATATGTGAACTGCCTCTTTTCCTCCTCGTCGAATTCCAGCCTTGCAAGGTTTGCCACCGTCTCCACTTCCCGGATCGTTATCTTGGGCATATCAGTCCCCTCCTCCTCGATCTATCAGGTTAAAGGATATCTGAAAGGACGAGGAGTGTCAAGTCCACGCTTGATTTCACATCCCGATCCTTACTAAAATATTCCGAATGAATTCGGATAAGCTTTGACCTTGTAAGGTGGCCGAGCCGTTCGAGCACCTCCGGGCGATAGATGGCAAGGAGATGCCGCGCGGCAGATACGATAGACCGCCAGGGGAAATGGAGGAAACCACGTTCGATATGAGATGGAAGCGAGCTTGTAGAGGTGGTTTCCCCCTTTAAAATCCGGTGATTTTAGTGTATCATTATGGTGGAATTTAGGAGGTGAAACGGCTTGAGGAAAAGCAAGAAACAGACACGGAAGACGGGCTCTCCCGTTTGGGAAAGCTTCCAATGGGAGCATCTAAAGTGGGAATCCTTTGAGCTTGAAAGGAGGGCATGGAACCGTGAAATCGATGAACGATCTGATAACAAGAACGCAGGCGCTTCAGATAATAATGCAGAGGGAGATAGAGTCCCTGATGAATCTGAAGCCGTCCAAGCTGATCGACACGGAGGAGATGATACAGGTACAGCAGGCGATACAGGAAAGAAAACTCGGAGGAGTACCAGAGCAAAACGTAGCTGAACTGTGGCAGGCGTGGATAGAGAAGGTGAAAAAGACGTATGAGCTGCATGATGAGATGATGAAATACGTCCCCCAGGAGATCAGGGATCTATTCGAGGTGGAAGGCATCGACAAGCCCTTTCCCGAAGAGGAAGGGGAGGTCACGTAGGCATGGGCGCAGGGAGCACGCTGCCGCAAGCCGCGTGCTCCTCGGTTACTCCCATCCGGAGCTACATGCCTTCATGGATCTGCTGTCCAGATCGCTCGGCGGCTGGGGACATTGGGCGAGGCGTCATGATATCACCTTCATCCGGTTTCTCGAAAGGACCAATCCGCGTCTGGCCAAAGAGGCTTTCTTACACATCCTCATGGACTTCGGCTGGATCGAATATGAGGAGATAATGATCCTGAGCCCCGCCTGGAGAAAACGGAGAAGAAGACGTGAGGGAAAGGTATAGGTTCTTCGATCACACCGCCGATCTCGGCGTGGAGATATTCGGCCGGAGCCTTGAGGATCTCTTTCAAAACGCACTCTCTACCCTGATCGAGATCATGGTGGATGTGAACACCGTCCAGGAGAAAAGAAGGATCGATATCGGGCTTTCATCCGACTCAACGGAGGAGCTCTTTATCGACATGCTGCGCGAGGTGATCTTCCAGCATGAGGTTGAGGAGATCTACTTTAAGAGGGGTGAGATCACAGAGTTTTCACCCAGATCGCTCAAGGCATCCCTTTGGGGCGAACGGATAGATTACGACAGACACCTCCCCATCAACCACATCAAAAACGTCACATATCACGGATTCGAGATCAAACAGCTCAAGGATGGTATCTGGTGCGCAAGGGTGATATTCGATGTCTGAACCTAAAAAGCGACTCGATATGCTTTTAGTCGAAAGAGGATTGGCGCGCAGCAGGGAACAGGCGAAAAGGCTGATAATGGCGGGTGAGGTGCTGGTGGATGACGTGCCGGAGACCAAACCCGGAAGGAGGGTCAGATCGGACGTCAGAATCCGGATCCGCCGTGAGATCCCATATGTCAGCAGAGGCGGATTGAAGCTGGAGGGGGCGTTGAGGGATTTCAACTTGGATGTCACCGGATCGGTAGTCCTGGACGTCGGGGCCTCCACGGGCGGTTTCACCGATTGCCTGCTGCAGCACGGCGCGGCGTTCGTCTATGCTCTGGACGTCGGATACGGACAGTTGGACTGGAAGCTGAGGGGAGATAAAAGGGTGAAACCGATGGACAGGATAAACATAAGATACGCCTCCCCGGACATGTTCGATAAAACCATAGACATGGCAACCGTGGATGTCTCCTTCATCTCTCTGAAGCTGGTGCTCCCCGTTTTAGCGAAGATCGTCCGAAGCAGGGGATTGATCCTCGCCCTCGTCAAACCTCAGTTCGAGGCCGGCAGGGAGAAGGTTCAGCGGGGAGGGGTGGTAAGAGACCCGAAGGTGCATGCTGAGGTTCTCTCCGGACTGGTGCGAGAATGCCGCAAATGGGGCCTGAGGGCGTTAAAGCTCACCTTCTCGCCCATAAAGGGCCCTGCCGGCAACATAGAGTTCTTCCTGCTTTTCGAGGTTTCAAACGAGGATCAGAGTGAGATTGATGGGCGGGATATAGATAAAACGGTGATGGAAGCCCACAGGGCCCTGGATAATCCGCCCAGACAACATGAAGAGGTAACGCGATGAGACTCTGGATGATTTCAACCTGTATCCTATTCGTCTCGATATCCCTGATAATCGGATGCGGGGATAACGGACTTATAACCCTGGAGAAACCATCCTCCTACACCCTGAGCAAGGGCGATAAGGTCTACGCCGTGGATATGCCGAGCGGTGAGGGAACTAAATGGACATATGTCGGCGAGGGAACCTCCTTCAACCTGATAGTTAAAGGCACCTACCTCGTAAACGGCCTTACCTGTCGGGTGTTGGAGAACGAATCCGATATACCCACCGATTATCTATCGGCAAACGGTAAATATCTGACCATCAACGGTCAGTTCCTCAACATCCCTATCAGCATAAAGAGGACCTATTTCTATAAGGATGTCGATGGTTATTACGAGATGGCGTTTGATATAGAACTGCCGGAGCTGGGGATCAACCTGATTCATCAGGTGCTCTATCCCAAAAGGCTTATCTGGAAATTCCCCTTCGGAGTTGGGGATGAATGGGAGGTCTTCAACAAGGCGAACTTCCCCGAGTTCAGATTGGTGAAAAGGGTAACCTCTTATGGCGAGCCCGTCGAGGTCCCCGGCGGGGGAAAACGCGAGGCATATCTGATCGAGGAGTTCGCCGCCAGCTACGGTGAGGAGCTATCCAAAGAACCCGTCGGCAGATATTGGTTCGTGCCGGGGATAGGTGTGGCTCGATATGAGTTCCTCGATAGATCGGGCAATTGGGTGAAATATAAACTTTCGGGAATCTTCATCCCACCGACTCCCTGATAACGGTTGACTTGCCTTATCCCCCATGCTATACTCAAGATCCGTGAAGATCAGACCGGTGTGTCTCACGATCTCGGTTCTATCGTTTATCCTGCTTCTCCCCCTTCCCACGGCGTTTGGGCATAGCAGGTGGTATCCTCATCTGCATGCCAAAGACGTGGAGAAGATGCTCAGGAGGGGGGAGGAGATGAAGGGGTATATACTGCTTATGACGCTGGCCTTCGTCGCTCTGCTTTCCGGCATGGCCGTCTTCGTTCTGAAGAGAGGACAGGAGGAGGCGATGAGGAGGAAGATCGAGGAGCATGAGAGGCTGAGTGATCTCGTCATGAGGGCGGCCCGCGCCGCTTCGCCCCATCTCGCCCGCGGGGATCTGGCCAGAGCCATAGAGGAGGCCATCGCCGAATACTCCGGGTCGACCGGCAGAAAGGTGGAACGCGCCTATTCAGCCACCCTCAGGATCGGGAACGACAGGATCTCGATAAGGCCGATCGAGATCGGAGGCGCACATAAGCTGGAACTTAAGGCCATGAGCGATGAGGCCCAGGTTACCTGCCTCATCGGGGAAAATGGCTCAATAGAGATCGAAAAACTCAGGAGGGACTGATGGAACCGATCAAAATAGCATTGATAGGCTGTGGTGGCATGTCCGGAGCTCATATGAACGCCTTTAGAACGCTCTGGAATAAAGACCTGAAGCTTTTCGACATCGTCGCCACGTGTGATGTGGTGGAGGAGAGAGCTCAGGAAAGGGCCAAGCAGGCCGAGGAGTTCCAGGGTAAGAAGCCGGCGATTTTCACCGACTTCCATGACATGCTGGATAAGGTCCCCGATATCGAAGCGGTGGACATCTGCACGCTTCACTCAGAACATCACTCCATAGCCGTGCCATGTCTTGAGGCCGGAAAACATG from Candidatus Poribacteria bacterium encodes the following:
- the gatA gene encoding Asp-tRNA(Asn)/Glu-tRNA(Gln) amidotransferase subunit GatA; this translates as MELYSMTAHQLRDLLRKGEVSATDIVKSVLERIDEVEEKIKAYITITDDLALRSAEKVDELLAKGEELPDLAGIPVAIKDVICTKGVLTTCASKILYNFVPPYDATVMVKLNRQMIAMIGKANMDEFAMGSSTENSGFFITHNPWGLDRVPGGSSGGSAAAVAADEAICSLGSDTGGSIRQPAALCGVVGLKPTYGRVSRFGLVAFASSLDQIGPITKDVEDCALMMNAICGYDPMDSTSADVPVPDFTKSLIPEVKGFKIGVPKEYFIEGIDPEVEKAVRKALEKFEELGASVEEISLPHTEYAVADYYIIASAEASANLERYDGVKYGYRAEGARDLIDMYKKTRSEGFGAEVKRRIMLGTYALSAGYYDAYYLKGLKVRTLIKRDFDEAFEKVDVIVTPTSPTPAFRIGEKVDDPLTMYLSDIFTISANLAGICGISIPCGFSSQGLPIGMQILGKPFDEETILRVAYAFEQNTDYHTLKPRIG
- the gatC gene encoding Asp-tRNA(Asn)/Glu-tRNA(Gln) amidotransferase subunit GatC, with product MPKITIREVETVANLARLEFDEEEKRQFTYQLERILSYIDKLNELDTENVEPTSHVLPIRNVMREDEVKPSYPREEMLKNAPRPIEGYFAVPKVIT
- a CDS encoding archease, with amino-acid sequence MRERYRFFDHTADLGVEIFGRSLEDLFQNALSTLIEIMVDVNTVQEKRRIDIGLSSDSTEELFIDMLREVIFQHEVEEIYFKRGEITEFSPRSLKASLWGERIDYDRHLPINHIKNVTYHGFEIKQLKDGIWCARVIFDV
- a CDS encoding TlyA family RNA methyltransferase, whose product is MSEPKKRLDMLLVERGLARSREQAKRLIMAGEVLVDDVPETKPGRRVRSDVRIRIRREIPYVSRGGLKLEGALRDFNLDVTGSVVLDVGASTGGFTDCLLQHGAAFVYALDVGYGQLDWKLRGDKRVKPMDRINIRYASPDMFDKTIDMATVDVSFISLKLVLPVLAKIVRSRGLILALVKPQFEAGREKVQRGGVVRDPKVHAEVLSGLVRECRKWGLRALKLTFSPIKGPAGNIEFFLLFEVSNEDQSEIDGRDIDKTVMEAHRALDNPPRQHEEVTR